A part of Roseofilum capinflatum BLCC-M114 genomic DNA contains:
- a CDS encoding DUF4351 domain-containing protein: protein MASIMHWMEEGREKGKHEQAVAMILLQLPWKIGAVKPYLQEEIEALSLPALEDLSIALLKFSDSDDLELWLERTARKSPLMIS from the coding sequence GTGGCAAGCATTATGCATTGGATGGAAGAAGGCAGAGAAAAAGGTAAGCATGAGCAAGCAGTGGCAATGATTTTGCTGCAACTGCCTTGGAAAATTGGGGCGGTTAAGCCCTATTTACAGGAAGAAATTGAGGCGCTTTCTCTGCCCGCTCTAGAGGATCTATCCATTGCGTTGCTGAAGTTTTCGGACTCTGACGATCTGGAATTGTGGTTAGAGCGCACAGCGAGAAAAAGCCCCCTGATGATTTCTTAA